Genomic segment of Negativicutes bacterium:
GTATAAATCGCAGGCGACAATTTCACCCTGATTCTGCATCAGCGCGGCTAGATGGGTTGTTTTGCCGCCGGGCGCCGCGCAGTAATCCAAGACGCGCTCGCCTGGTTTTGGCGCCAGGGTTTGAGCAATCAGCATGGCGCCGATGTCTTGTATCACCAGATGACCGTTTTCAATTTCACCCATCAGCTCGCTGACCGGCGCGTTGATTTGGCAGGCCTGCGGCACCGTTTCGTTAAAAATCGCTGCGATACCCCGGGCGGCAAACCACTGCTGCATGGTTTCAACCGGGCAGCCGAGGGTATTGACACGGGCAAACAGGTTGGGTGTCTGGTTGTTGGCAGCCAGCAAGGCCTTCGTTTCCTCTTCGCCGAAGCGTTTCAGCCAACGCTGAACCAGCCAGAGCGGATGCGAATAGGTGATGGCGAGCCAGCCGGCTTTGCCTTTTTTGGATTTGACCGTCCAATCGGTTTGGGCTGCCGCTTTGTGCAGAATGGCATTGACCATCCCGGCGGCATAGGGTGTTTCCTGCTTGACCAGTTCCACCGTCTGATCAACGATGGCGTAGGCTGGGATACGGTCCATATAATGAATCTGATATAAACCAAGGCGCAGGGAAACCAGCACAGAGAGATCCAATTGCGCTAACGGCCGTGTGCACCATTTCTGCAAAAAGAAATCCAGCCAGGCTTGCCGTTTGACACAGCCGTAAACCAGTTCGGTATAGAGTCCCCGATCGGCCGGGATCAGCTGCCCGCTGTTCAAAACGGACGCCGTTTCCAGATTGGCATAGGACCCCTGTGCGATTTTCAGGCAGGACTGCAGGGCAGCCTGTCTGGCACTGAGGGTTTGAGTCGTTTGCAAATGTTTTCCTCTTTTCTCACCGCTGAAGCGGCGGCATGCCGCTCTGCGCACTCTCTTGCTTTAGCTTAGTA
This window contains:
- the rsmB gene encoding 16S rRNA (cytosine(967)-C(5))-methyltransferase RsmB — its product is MQTTQTLSARQAALQSCLKIAQGSYANLETASVLNSGQLIPADRGLYTELVYGCVKRQAWLDFFLQKWCTRPLAQLDLSVLVSLRLGLYQIHYMDRIPAYAIVDQTVELVKQETPYAAGMVNAILHKAAAQTDWTVKSKKGKAGWLAITYSHPLWLVQRWLKRFGEEETKALLAANNQTPNLFARVNTLGCPVETMQQWFAARGIAAIFNETVPQACQINAPVSELMGEIENGHLVIQDIGAMLIAQTLAPKPGERVLDYCAAPGGKTTHLAALMQNQGEIVACDLYEQRVGLIAATARRTGATIIEAKVHDGTKRLAQTAYFDKILVDAPCSGTGVLRRKVDARWSKTYEQLASLVELQRALLQNAYACLKPGGRLVYSTCSLEQEENEKNIQWFLAMEPTAELIPFSICGPQQRYENAGYFTILPHYFDGDGFFLAMLGKKNDPMRSTT